The following proteins are encoded in a genomic region of Liolophura sinensis isolate JHLJ2023 chromosome 5, CUHK_Ljap_v2, whole genome shotgun sequence:
- the LOC135465966 gene encoding uncharacterized protein LOC135465966 produces MHRVQRLVRSFPSLNLKLEVDTCQRRADLVLPGLRYDDMDITGRPDVLRVYKMMTRVELAAFYNEIPYLDMNELNNKNIATVTKASQIEMRREFYDKTVAKAPLAVNLRLVYVGDTSFVTLTDFSCGGRMKPSVKVTNVHSFTDSHTNKVIPVPDWWRAKFDYDLQDHPPIIDPLSVSLNARTRSCLFTVPHSDTNAEGRTRCAAYMKYFLDAASIAAHQGFFDSITNSADIQNQPIRRISMLYTAASQWGDTLTTKIWEDVVKEEILCNVSRDEELLWAASLKYHKKETEI; encoded by the exons ATGCATCGTGTTCAACGACTCGTTCG GTCTTTTCCATCGTTAAACCTGAAGCTAGAAGTGGACACATGTCAGCGACGAGCTGACCTGGTGCTTCCTGGACTGAGATATGATGACATGGATATTACAG GAAGGCCTGATGTCTTGCGTGTTTACAAAATGATGACAAGAGTGGAGCTGGCGGCATTCTATAATGAAATTCCATATTTGGACATGAATGAGTTAAATAACAAGAACATAGCCACGGTTACAAAAGCCTCCCAGATTGAAATGAGGAGAGAGTTTTATGACAAGACTGTGGCCAAAGCACCGCTGGCAGTGAATCTTAGACTTGTTTACGTGGGAGACACATCGTTTGTCACTCTTACAGATTTCTCCTGTGGTGGAAGAATGAAACCATCTGTCAAGGTCACCAATGTACATTCTTTTACCGACAGCCACACGAACAAGGTGATACCAGTTCCTGATTGGTGGAGAGCAAAATTCGACTACGATCTTCAAGATCATCCTCCAATCATAGATCCTTTGAGCGTGTCACTTAATGCTAGAACACGTAGCTGTTTGTTCACTGTTCCACACAGTGACACAAATGCTGAAGGGCGCACGCGCTGTGCAGCGTACATGAAGTATTTCCTGGATGCAGCTAGCATAGCAGCTCACCAAGGATTCTTCGATTCAATAACAAATAGTGCGGACATACAAAATCAGCCAATCAGGAGGATCAGTATGTTGTACACAGCTGCCAGCCAGTGGGGTGACACCTTGACGACGAAAATATGGGAAGATGTTGTCAAAGAGGAAATATTGTGTAACGTGTCGAGAGACGAAGAACTCTTGTGGGCAGCCAGTTTAAAATATCACAAGAAAGAAACAGAAATATGA